A single bacterium DNA region contains:
- a CDS encoding DUF4180 domain-containing protein encodes MSTFNVKKCTVRGMEYALIESDGMVIDKVQDGLDLMANADSGKIILQDHQVNPDFFRLRTGFAGELLQKFMNYGVSLAVIGDFSKYPGDTLRDFIRESNKNGRIVFAASQDEALNLWNRAG; translated from the coding sequence TTGAGCACCTTCAATGTTAAAAAGTGCACCGTGCGGGGAATGGAATATGCCCTGATAGAGTCTGATGGAATGGTCATCGACAAGGTGCAGGACGGTCTGGACCTGATGGCCAATGCAGACAGCGGCAAAATAATTCTACAGGACCATCAGGTCAATCCGGATTTCTTCCGGTTAAGGACAGGTTTTGCCGGAGAGTTGTTGCAGAAATTCATGAATTACGGGGTCAGCCTGGCGGTGATCGGGGATTTTTCCAAGTATCCGGGAGATACCCTCAGGGATTTCATCCGCGAGAGCAACAAGAACGGCCGTATAGTATTTGCAGCTTCACAG